GAAATATATCATCTAATGAAATAGATATTAAGTTAAGCAATATAGACTATCGCTTTTCAGCAGGAAATATCAATTCTCCACTTCATCAAAAGATTAAGGTTAATAGAAAGATAAGGGCTTGGCTAGGATTAGAATTGCCAAATGGAATAATTGAATATCTCCCCTTAGGTACTTTTTGGAGTGGTGATTGGTCAGTTTCAGAACAGCAAATTTATGCAAGTACAAGTGCTAGAGATAGATTAGAGCTATTGAGAAAGACAACCTTTTCAACTAGTCAGGTCTATCAGAATATTACATTATATAAGTTGGCATTGATAGTTTTTGATGATGCAGATATAGAAGCTGATGAATATTGGATAGATACAGAGTTACAGGAGTTTGTAATCCCTTGGGGATATTTTCAGCCAGTCAGCCATAGAGAAGCATTAAGACAGATAGCAGAGGCTTGTGGAGGGCAGGTATATTGTGATAGGAAGAATGTAATTAGAGTAGAAGGGCCAAGTTTTATAAATATAAAAGGAGAGTGATAATAATGTCTAATATGTGTAATTATCTAGAAAATAAATTGCTTGATCATGTATTAAGAAATGTACCCTATACATCACCTACTACAATCTATATAGCTTTGTTAACTTCTAATCCAGCAGAAGCAGGAGATATTACAAGTGAGGTTTCTGGAGGTAGTTATGCAAGGCAAGCAATAACCTTTGATGAGATTGTAGATGGAGTAACACAGAATACCTATGATATTGAATTTCCACAAGCAACAGCTGACTGGGGAATAATTACTCATGTTATATTAATGGATGCTGAAACTGGTGGTAATCCATTATTTTATGCAGAGTTAACTACTGCTAAAACTATCACTACTGACGATATATTTAAAGTTCCAATTAGTGAGTTAACAGTAAAGTTAGATTAAAGGAGGTGATATAGATTGTCTTTTGATCTAAGTACTACATTAACAGCTACAAGTAATCATCTTTATTCTGTTTATGCTGATAGTGATTATGTTTATGCTGGTTCACAGAATGAAATTTATATTTATGATAAAACAAGCCTTACACCAATAACCAAGTTAACAGATCCAGTTGGTTATATTTATTCTGTTTATGCTGATAGCGATTATATTTATGTTAGCTCATATAATGGAATATGTATTTATGATAGAATAAATTTGACTTTAATAACTACATTAACTGATGTAAGTGGAAATGTTTATTCTATTTATGTTAATGAAGATTATATTTATGCTGGTTCATATAATGGAATATGTATTTATAATAGAGCAGATTTAACCTTAATAACTATATTAACTGATACAAATGATTTTATTTTTTCTGTCTATACTGATAGTAATTATATTTATGCTGGCTCACGTGATAATAAGTTATATATCTATGATAGAATAGATTTTACATTAGTAACTACCTTCACTGATGCAAATAATATTATTCGGTCTGTCTATGCTGATAGTGATTATATTTATGCCGGTTCCAGTGATAAAATCTATGTCTATAATAAAACAAATTTGACCTTAATAACTACTTTAACAGATCCAGTTGGTTATATTTATTCTATATATGTTGATAGCAATTATATTTATGCTGGAGCCCATGATAAGAATATATATATCTATGACAGAAGAGATTTTACATTAGTAACTAAGTTAACAGATGCAACAGGTTATATTTACTCTGTTTATGCTGATAATGATTACCTTTACGCTGCTTCATATGATAATAATGTCTATATTTATGGTAGAAGTATAACTAATTATATTGAAGCTTCTGCTGATTTTTCAGCTAGTGCCACAATATCAATCAATTCTGCTAGACTAAAAAATTCTTCTGCTAATATATTATCTAGTGGAATTATGACCACAGAAATACAGAAAATTACAGGTCATATGTTTGAAATGATAACAGGTAATGCTACAATAACCCTTGCTTCTACTAGAATAAGAGAAGTCCCAGCTAATATAGTAGTAAAAGGTTCTGCGAATATTAGACCTTATATTATAGCTAATGTAACAAGTGATATGTTAGGTCAAACAGAAATGACTGTTAGGTCATTGAAACTGATTATCCCCACAGGATTATATGAAATAACAGCAGATGATTATTTTACAAAGAATCAACCTGCTGATTCGTCTAGTGTAGCAAATTATATAATAGTAGAAACTCAACCTCTTGTATTATCTGATGGGTTAGAAGAAGTTTTTTCTACTAGTGAAGTTAGAACAATTGGAGCAGCTGAGACTATCACTATTAATGCTGAGTATTCAGAGAAACCAGCTATAGAAGTTACAGCTCACTTGGAGAATAATACAGTGAACACTTCAATTACTCATGCTAATTATTATGCTTGTAATGCTGAAATTGAGATTAGCAACAGTGGAACTAGTCAAGATACTTTCAAGTTAATACTTGAAGGTAAGCCTTTAAAAGTAAAAGGAGCAGAAA
The genomic region above belongs to Orenia metallireducens and contains:
- a CDS encoding phage tail fiber protein, yielding MSNMCNYLENKLLDHVLRNVPYTSPTTIYIALLTSNPAEAGDITSEVSGGSYARQAITFDEIVDGVTQNTYDIEFPQATADWGIITHVILMDAETGGNPLFYAELTTAKTITTDDIFKVPISELTVKLD